One window of the Tachypleus tridentatus isolate NWPU-2018 chromosome 10, ASM421037v1, whole genome shotgun sequence genome contains the following:
- the LOC143227865 gene encoding uncharacterized protein LOC143227865 has translation MKFLFVLPLFFAACMAEMLLNFDPEKGTFMYATGDEGKHTRDETRESDGSVTGMYSYIDPNGNLRQVRYRAGPKGFKPEGDISVDKKTSEEAAKINVMAPKAPKTPAVPETPKVVETPIVPKVAEMPDMLFNFDPEKGTFMYATGDEGKHTRDETWESDGSVTGMYSYMDPNGNLRQVRYRAGPKGFKPEGDIGVDKKTSEEAAKITAMAPKAPKTPTVPETPKVLETPIVPKVAEMPDMLFNFDPEKGTFMYATGDEGKHTRDETWESDGLVTGMYSYMDPNGNLRQVRYRAGPKGFKPEGDIGVDKKTSEEAARIAAMKPKALEVPKVPSIPQDPVSAEIPDTSKIPFLPYSPFFSRPFAAPRYNPFLNHFSLPLIYNRLLTPQFKLV, from the exons ATGAAGTTT CTTTTCGTTTTGCCTTTGTTTTTTGCTGCCTGCATGGCAGAGATGTTACTGAACTTCGACCCAGAGAAGGGAACCTTCATGTACGCCACTGGAGACGAGGGTAAACACACACGAGACGAGACCCGGGAATCCGACGGCTCAGTGACTGGTATGTACAGCTATATAGACCCTAACGGCAACCTCCGTCAAGTCCGCTACCGAGCTGGACCCAAAGGTTTCAAACCCGAAGGCGACATCAGTGTGGACAAGAAAACATCTGAGGAAGCCGCTAAGATCAATGTCATGGCCCCCAAAGCCCCTAAAACTCCAGCAGTCCCAGAAACTCCCAAGGTTGTTGAAACTCCCATCGTTCCAAAAGTTGCTGAAATGCCAGACATGCTGTTCAACTTCGACCCAGAGAAGGGTACCTTCATGTACGCCACTGGAGACGAGGGTAAACACACACGAGACGAGACCTGGGAATCCGACGGCTCAGTAACTGGCATGTACAGCTATATGGATCCTAACGGCAACCTCCGTCAAGTCCGCTATCGAGCTGGACCTAAGGGTTTCAAACCCGAAGGCGACATCGGCGTGGACAAGAAGACATCCGAGGAAGCCGCTAAGATCACTGCCATGGCCCCCAAAGCCCCTAAAACTCCAACAGTCCCAGAAACTCCCAAGGTTCTTGAAACTCCCATCGTTCCAAAAGTTGCTGAAATGCCAGACATGCTGTTCAACTTCGACCCAGAGAAGGGTACCTTCATGTACGCCACTGGAGACGAGGGTAAACACACACGAGACGAGACCTGGGAATCCGACGGCTTAGTAACTGGCATGTACAGCTATATGGATCCTAACGGCAACCTCCGTCAAGTCCGCTATCGAGCTGGACCTAAGGGTTTCAAACCCGAAGGCGACATCGGCGTGGACAAGAAGACATCCGAGGAAGCCGCTAGAATTGCTGCTATGAAACCTAAAGCTCTTGAGGTTCCCAAAGTGCCTTCCATTCCTCAGGATCCTGTGTCAGCTGAAATTCCTGATACTTCCAAAATCCCATTCTTGCCTTATTCCCCTTTCTTCTCTCGTCCCTTTGCTGCTCCCCGTTACAATCCCTTTTTAAACCACTTTTCTCTGCCCCTTATTTACAACCGTTTGCTTACTCCTCAGTTTAAACTGGTCTAA